The segment CGCGTTTGGTGCGGTAGTCGGTGCTCGCGGCCTCGGGCCGGGCCGCCAGCACCTGACGGTGGAAGTCGCGCCAGGCCAGTTGCCGTACGAAGGCCTCGGCCCCCGGACCTCCCGCCCGGCGCGCCCGGTGGACGAGCTCCACGGGGGACAGGGTGCCGAAGTGCAGATGGGGCGACAGCCGGGAGGTCGCGTCGCCCGCCAGGTCGTCGTGACCCTCCTCGTAGGCGCCGATGCCCGAGCGCAGCCAGGCGGTGACCCGCTCGCGGCCCTCGCGCTCCCCGCCGGTGGCGAGGGCCGGCGAGAGGCCGCTCAGTCCCTTGCGGCTGGGCAGGTCCTCGGAGCCGATGCCCTCCGGCACCCGCACGGTACGGGGGGCGTCCAGCGGTTCGCGCAGCCGCCACCGCGACCAGTGCCCGAAGTACGGCGTGAACACGGCGAAGTGGTCGGAGGAGGCGGGGGTGACCGTCCCCGGGCCGACGGCGGTGGTCACCGCGTCGTGCACGTGCAGCCGCACTCCCTCCGCCTCCAGGGCGGTGCGCAGCCGTTCCTCCCGGTGCCGCGCGTGCGCGCTGCCGTCGGCGGCCAGATGGACCTCGTCCGCCTCGGCCTCGCCGGCCACCCGGCACACCTGTTCCACCAGGTCGCCGGAGCGCAGCACGAGCCGGCCGCCCCGCGCGCGCAGTCCCGCGTCGAGGTCACGCAGACAGTCGGCGAGGAACGCCAACCGGTTCGGCACGGCGAACCCGGCGCGGTCCACCGCCCGGTCGCGCACGAACAGCGGGACCACCTGCCGTGCCCCGTCGAGGGCAGCGCGCAGCGGCGGATGGTCGTGCAGACGCAGGTCCGCGGTGAACAGGACGAGCGAGACGTTCATGGACGGGCTCCGGGAACAGGGGACGGACGGCGGGACGGGATCGGACGGCGGGACGGGATCGGTGAGTCGGGCGCGGACGGTGTGCGCGGCCGGGTACGGGCCCGTCGCGGCCGTGTACGGGCGCCGGCGGCCGCGGCCCGGCCCCGGACGATGACTGCTTCGGCCGGGCGGCGTCCGGCGGATGCACGAGCGGCGGGTGACGGGTCGACGCGCCCGGCCGCTCCTCGGCCCGCGCCGACCCCGGTGCGGGCCACGCCGGACCCACGCCGGCGCCGTCGCTGACGCCGATGCCGGCACGTCCCGCACCGTTCAGCTCGCCGGGGCCCGTTCCCGCGCACCCCGCGTCCCGTCCGCGGCCGCGGCCGCCCGCGCGATGTTGCGGGCCATGCCGCCGAAGACGACGGAGTGGAAGGGGGAGACGCTCCACCAGTAGGCGTGGCCGAGCAGCCCGTGCGGGTGGAACAGCGCGCGCTGGCGGAAGCGGGTGCGGCCGCGGCCGTCCGTCTCGGCGTACATCTCCAGCCAGGCCAGCCCCGGCAGCCGCATCTCGGCCCGCAGCCGGAGCAGATGTCCGGGCTCGATCTCCTCGACCCGCCAGAAGTCCAGCGAGTCGCCCACCCGCAGCCGGGCGGCGTCCCTGCGGCCGCGGCGCAGACCCACTCCGCCGACCATCCGGTCGAGCCAGCCGCGGACGGCCCAGGCGAGCGGGAAGGAGTACCAGCCGTTCTCGCCGCCGATCCCCTCGATCACCTTCCACAGCGACTCGGGGCGCGCGTCGACGGTCACTTCGCGGACGTCGGTGTAGAGGCTCCCGCCCGCCCAGCCGGGGTCGGTGGGCAGCGGGTCGCTCGGCGCGCCGGGCACGGACGCGGAGGACCACCGGGTCACGACGCCCGCGTCCCGTACCTTGCGCAGGGCGAGCCGGACGGCCTCGTCGAAACCGAGCGGGTGGCCGGGCGGGTCGGGCACGTACCGGGCGAGGTCGTGCTCGTGACAGACCACCTCGTGCCGCAGCGACTCGGTGAGCGGCCGCGCGATGGAGGCCGGCACCGGG is part of the Streptomyces asoensis genome and harbors:
- a CDS encoding cryptochrome/photolyase family protein, with translation MNVSLVLFTADLRLHDHPPLRAALDGARQVVPLFVRDRAVDRAGFAVPNRLAFLADCLRDLDAGLRARGGRLVLRSGDLVEQVCRVAGEAEADEVHLAADGSAHARHREERLRTALEAEGVRLHVHDAVTTAVGPGTVTPASSDHFAVFTPYFGHWSRWRLREPLDAPRTVRVPEGIGSEDLPSRKGLSGLSPALATGGEREGRERVTAWLRSGIGAYEEGHDDLAGDATSRLSPHLHFGTLSPVELVHRARRAGGPGAEAFVRQLAWRDFHRQVLAARPEAASTDYRTKRDRWRTERTAREDVEAWREGRTGYPVVDAAMRQLRHEGWMHNRGRLLTASFLTKTLYVDWRVGARHFLDLLVDGDVANNQLNWQWMAGTGTDSRPNRVLNPVTQAKRYDPDGAYVRRWVPELEHVAASAVHEPWKLPEEERVALGYPEPIVPLPEGLARFRRARERT